The proteins below come from a single Poecilia reticulata strain Guanapo linkage group LG5, Guppy_female_1.0+MT, whole genome shotgun sequence genomic window:
- the LOC103464295 gene encoding protein-glutamine gamma-glutamyltransferase E-like isoform X2: MTVVTGKDPSEDLGTKSRFGVPGRSLHSASAKAVWKAELQRGSSPETGVLVLIVSPPADAPIGEYTLSASFKDKEKVLANFSVLFNPWSSDDWVFLPKEEERREYVLNEQGIIYRGGGDYISPMFWDFGQFEQGMVKICLKMLDLNVKYWLNPADDVSARCSPIYVSRVVSAMINSSDEGGVVMGNWGNDYSGGFPPTYWSGSYAILKQWYNSYYRSVRYGQCWVFAGVMCSVMRLLGIPCRVVSNFQSAHDTNKNLTIDNYFDNNGAMERESKDSIWNFHVWVEGWMRRPDLAKDGKYDGWQVVDPTPQERSEGLFCCGPASVTAIRNGEVDLKYDVPFVFAEVNADSVYWLVRSDGSRTKIFSDTETVGQNISTKAVGSYKRVDLTNTYKHREGSVEERKVFAYALDKIVNGSTVRRDAGGSGSGVLASGLEMSTAPPPDPSQPQLLIRFEEVSKPENGKDVNLKMIVSSDTSTTRTFSVSISVQAMKYTGQPEGNIQTEVTEQKLLPKKDLIVPIKVPFSVYHKYMIQSRTMSISAIITDLQKENNVYLATERVVLTNPPVSITVSGGSKVNQELTAEVVFTNPIDETLSDCSMSLSGSGLMIGQEITKLPNLRPNCRFRVAVVLVPYKTGERSLLVNFSCSSFKDIKSSCIVNIKP; this comes from the exons ATGACCGTGGTGACAG GAAAAGATCCATCGGAGGATCTGGGGACGAAGTCTCGCTTCGGCGTCCCGGGCCGGTCGCTGCATTCGGCTTCAGCCAAGGCGGTGTGGAAGGCAGAGCTTCAACGGGGCTCTTCTCCTGAAACCGgagtcctggttctgattgtttCACCGCCAGCTGATGCTCCCATCGGCGAATACACTCTGTCTGCCAGCTTCAAGGACAAGGAAAAGGTTTTGGCAAACTTCTCTGTCCTCTTCAACCCGTGGAGTTCTG ATGACTGGGTGTTTCTGCccaaggaggaggagaggcgggAGTATGTGCTGAACGAACAGGGAATCATCTACAGAGGAGGCGGAGATTACATCTCTCCAATGTTCTGGGACTTTGGGCAG TTTGAGCAGGGCATGGTGAAGATCTGCCTGAAGATGCTCGACCTCAACGTCAAATACTGGCTTAATCCAGCTGATGACGTTTCTGCTCGCTGCAGCCCCATCTACGTCAGCCGGGTGGTCAGCGCCATG ATCAACAGCTCCGATGAAGGCGGCGTTGTGATGGGAAACTGGGGAAACGACTACAGCGGCGGGTTCCCGCCCACCTACTGGAGCGGCAGCTACGCCATCCTGAAGCAGTGGTACAACTCCTACTACCGCTCCGTCAGATACGGGCAGTGCTGGGTGTTCGCCGGCGTCATGTGTTCTG TGATGCGGCTGCTGGGGATTCCCTGCCGTGTTGTCAGCAACTTCCAATCGGCTCACGACACCAACAAGAACCTGACCATCGACAACTACTTTGATAATAACGGAGCGATGGAGCGGGAATCCAAAGACAGCATCTG GAACTTCCATGTCTGGGTCGAGGGGTGGATGAGACGACCAGACCTGGCAAAAGACGGGAAATATGATGGCTGGCAGGTTGTGGATCCAACACCACAGGAAAGGAGTGAAG GTCTGTTCTGCTGCGGCCCGGCCTCAGTGACCGCCATCCGGAACGGAGAAGTCGATCTTAAATACGACGTCCCGTTTGTCTTCGCCGAGGTCAACGCCGACTCCGTTTACTGGCTG GTGAGAAGTGATGGATCCAGGACGAAAATCTTTTCTGACACGGAGACAGTTGGACAGAACATCTCCACCAAGGCGGTTGGCTCGTACAAGAGGGTGGACCTCACCAACACCTACAAGCACAGAGAAG GATCTGTGGAGGAAAGAAAGGTCTTTGCATATGCTCTCGACAAAATCGTCAATGGATCAACGGTGAGGCGGGATGCTGGCGGTTCTGGTTCGGGGGTTTTGGCTTCAGGGTTGGAGATGAGCACCGCACCTCCACCTGATCCTTCTCAACCACAGCTGCTCATCCGATTTGAAGAG GTCTCAAAGCCAGAGAACGGGAAGGATGTGAACCTGAAGATGATTGTGAGCAGTGACACCAGCACCACCAGAACGTTTTCCGTCAGCATCAGCGTCCAGGCCATGAAGTACACGGGCCAGCCAGAGGGGAACATCCAGACCGAGGTCACAGAGCAGAAGCTGCTGCCGAAGAAAG aTCTGATTGTCCCTATTAAGGTCCCATTCTCAGTCTACCATAAGTACATGATACAAAGCCGGACCATGAGCATATCAGCGATAATCACGGACCTACAGAAGGAGAACAACGTGTACTTGGCAACAGAAAGAGTTGTGCTCACCAACCCCCCAGTCTCCATCACT GTGTCTGGGGGAAGCAAGGTGAACCAGGAGCTGACTGCTGAAGTGGTTTTCACGAATCCTATCGATGAAACCTTGAGCGATTGCTCTATGAGTCTGTCTGGAAGTGGACTCATGATCGGGCAAGAAATAACCAA ACTTCCAAATCTGCGGCCCAACTGCAGGTTCCGTGTTGCAGTCGTCCTCGTTCCCTACAAAACCGGAGAGCGGAGTCTGCTGGTCAACTTCAGCTGCAGTTCCTTCAAAGACATCAAGTCCAGCTGCATCGTCAACATTAAACCTTGA
- the ywhaba gene encoding 14-3-3 protein beta/alpha-A — protein MDKNDLVQKAKLAEQAERYDDMAAAMKAVTEQGQELSNEERNLLSVAYKNVVGARRSSWRVISSIEQKTEGNEKKQQMAREYRVKIEGELQEICHDVLNLLDKFLIANASQAESKVFYLKMKGDYFRYLSEVASGDSKKETVENSQKAYQDAFDISKKDMQPTHPIRLGLALNFSVFYYEILNSPEQACSLAKQAFDEAIAELDTLNEDSYKDSTLIMQLLRDNLTLWTSENQGDEGETGDADN, from the exons ATGGATAAGAACGACCTGGTGCAGAAAGCCAAGCTGGCAGAGCAGGCCGAGCGCTACGACGACATGGCGGCTGCCATGAAGGCTGTGACGGAGCAGGGCCAGGAGCTGAGCAACGAGGAGCGCAACCTGCTCTCCGTTGCCTATAAGAACGTG GTGGGGGCCCGCCGCTCTTCCTGGCGCGTCATCTCCAGCATCGAGCAGAAGACGGAGGGGAACGAGAAGAAACAGCAGATGGCCCGAGAATACCGCGTGAAGATCGAGGGTGAACTCCAAGAAATCTGCCACGACGTGCTG AACCTGCTCGACAAATTCCTCATTGCCAACGCATCTCAGGCAGAGAGCAAGGTGTTCTACCTCAAAATGAAAGGGGACTACTTCAGATACCTGTCAGAGGTGGCCTCTGGGGACTCGAAGAAGG aaACGGTGGAGAACTCTCAGAAGGCCTACCAGGACGCCTTCGACATCAGCAAGAAGGACATGCAGCCAACACACCCCATCCGGCTGGGCCTGGCCCTCAACTTCTCCGTCTTCTACTATGAAATCCTCAACTCGCCCGAGCAGGCCTGCTCTCTGGCCAAGCAG GCTTTCGACGAAGCGATCGCCGAGCTTGACACCTTGAACGAGGATTCATACAAAGACAGCACGCTGATCATGCAGCTACTAAGGGACAACCTTACT ctgtGGACATCAGAAAACCAGGGAGACGAGGGTGAAACCGGCGACGCAGACAACTAG
- the tomm34 gene encoding mitochondrial import receptor subunit TOM34, with protein sequence MPQKQKPKSWTELKQAGNECFKTGQYGDATSLYSQAIKELEKSNKKNPEDLAILYSNRAASYLKDGNCSECVKDCDTSLELFPFNVKSLLRRAAACEALERYRHAYIDYKTALQIDCNIAAAHDGTNRMTKALTEADGPSWREKLPPIPTVPLAVREKLAQRAAGSGPKANPAPQQNGVKKTDKPAPSDKDMKKAQALKEEGNSLVKKGEHKKAIEKYSQSLKLNPNEITTYTNRALCYLSVKQHRDAVRDCSEALRMDGGNVKALYRRAQAHKELKDLKACVDDLNVLLKVEPKNSAALKLLQEAQKKK encoded by the exons ATGCCTCAGAAACAGAAACCCAAGTCTTGGACAGAACTAAAGCAAGCAGGAAATGAGTGTTTCAAGACGGGCCAGTATGGCGACGCCACCAGCCTGTACAGCCAGGCCATCAAGGAGCTGGAGAAGTCCA ATAAAAAGAACCCTGAAGATTTGGCCATCCTGTACTCCAACCGAGCCGCCAGCTACCTGAAGGACGGGAACTGTTCAGAATGTGTCAAAGACTGCGATAC GTCTCTGGAGTTGTTCCCGTTCAACGTGAAGTCTCTGCTCCGACGCGCTGCTGCCTGCGAAGCCTTGGAGCGCTACAGACACGCTTACATCGACTACAAAACCGCCCTGCAGATCGACTGCAACATAGCAGCAGCTCATGACGGCACCAACAG AATGACTAAAGCGCTAACGGAGGCAGACGGCCCGTCGTGGAGGGAGAAACTCCCCCCCATCCCCACCGTTCCTCTGGCGGTGAGGGAGAAGCTCGCCCAGCGGGCTGCAGGCAGCGGTCCGAAGGCAAACCCGGCGCCGCAGCAGAACGGCGTcaagaaaacagacaaaccCG CACCAAGTGACAAAGACATGAAGAAAGCTCAGGCTCTGAAGGAAGAAGGCAACAGTCTGGTGAAGAAAGGGGAGCATAAGAAGGCCATAGAGAAGTACAGCCAGAGCCTGAAGCTCAACCCCAACGAGATCACAACCTACACCAACCG GGCGCTGTGCTACCTGTCGGTGAAGCAGCACAGAGACGCCGTCAGGGACTGCAGCGAGGCGCTCAGGATGGACGGCGGCAACGTGAAGGCGCTGTACCGGAGGGCGCAGGCTCACAAGGAGCTCAAG GACCTGAAGGCCTGTGTGGACGACCTGAACGTCCTCCTGAAGGTGGAGCCAAAGAACTCGGCCgctctgaagctgctgcaggaggcgcagaagaagaagtga
- the LOC103464295 gene encoding protein-glutamine gamma-glutamyltransferase E-like isoform X1 has protein sequence MSLNRPTDYSSVFRLVDLHSDTNNNEHHTSEISVTELIVRRGQAFKLTLKLSQPFNLGFDQLIMTVVTGKDPSEDLGTKSRFGVPGRSLHSASAKAVWKAELQRGSSPETGVLVLIVSPPADAPIGEYTLSASFKDKEKVLANFSVLFNPWSSDDWVFLPKEEERREYVLNEQGIIYRGGGDYISPMFWDFGQFEQGMVKICLKMLDLNVKYWLNPADDVSARCSPIYVSRVVSAMINSSDEGGVVMGNWGNDYSGGFPPTYWSGSYAILKQWYNSYYRSVRYGQCWVFAGVMCSVMRLLGIPCRVVSNFQSAHDTNKNLTIDNYFDNNGAMERESKDSIWNFHVWVEGWMRRPDLAKDGKYDGWQVVDPTPQERSEGLFCCGPASVTAIRNGEVDLKYDVPFVFAEVNADSVYWLVRSDGSRTKIFSDTETVGQNISTKAVGSYKRVDLTNTYKHREGSVEERKVFAYALDKIVNGSTVRRDAGGSGSGVLASGLEMSTAPPPDPSQPQLLIRFEEVSKPENGKDVNLKMIVSSDTSTTRTFSVSISVQAMKYTGQPEGNIQTEVTEQKLLPKKDLIVPIKVPFSVYHKYMIQSRTMSISAIITDLQKENNVYLATERVVLTNPPVSITVSGGSKVNQELTAEVVFTNPIDETLSDCSMSLSGSGLMIGQEITKLPNLRPNCRFRVAVVLVPYKTGERSLLVNFSCSSFKDIKSSCIVNIKP, from the exons tttttagaTTAGTGGACCTCCACAGTGACACCAACAACAATGAGCATCACACCAGTGAGATCTCCGTGACGGAGCTGATCGTCCGACGAGGCCAAGCCTTCAAACTCACCCTCAAACTGTCTCAACCTTTCAACCTGGGCTTTGACCAGCTCATAATGACCGTGGTGACAG GAAAAGATCCATCGGAGGATCTGGGGACGAAGTCTCGCTTCGGCGTCCCGGGCCGGTCGCTGCATTCGGCTTCAGCCAAGGCGGTGTGGAAGGCAGAGCTTCAACGGGGCTCTTCTCCTGAAACCGgagtcctggttctgattgtttCACCGCCAGCTGATGCTCCCATCGGCGAATACACTCTGTCTGCCAGCTTCAAGGACAAGGAAAAGGTTTTGGCAAACTTCTCTGTCCTCTTCAACCCGTGGAGTTCTG ATGACTGGGTGTTTCTGCccaaggaggaggagaggcgggAGTATGTGCTGAACGAACAGGGAATCATCTACAGAGGAGGCGGAGATTACATCTCTCCAATGTTCTGGGACTTTGGGCAG TTTGAGCAGGGCATGGTGAAGATCTGCCTGAAGATGCTCGACCTCAACGTCAAATACTGGCTTAATCCAGCTGATGACGTTTCTGCTCGCTGCAGCCCCATCTACGTCAGCCGGGTGGTCAGCGCCATG ATCAACAGCTCCGATGAAGGCGGCGTTGTGATGGGAAACTGGGGAAACGACTACAGCGGCGGGTTCCCGCCCACCTACTGGAGCGGCAGCTACGCCATCCTGAAGCAGTGGTACAACTCCTACTACCGCTCCGTCAGATACGGGCAGTGCTGGGTGTTCGCCGGCGTCATGTGTTCTG TGATGCGGCTGCTGGGGATTCCCTGCCGTGTTGTCAGCAACTTCCAATCGGCTCACGACACCAACAAGAACCTGACCATCGACAACTACTTTGATAATAACGGAGCGATGGAGCGGGAATCCAAAGACAGCATCTG GAACTTCCATGTCTGGGTCGAGGGGTGGATGAGACGACCAGACCTGGCAAAAGACGGGAAATATGATGGCTGGCAGGTTGTGGATCCAACACCACAGGAAAGGAGTGAAG GTCTGTTCTGCTGCGGCCCGGCCTCAGTGACCGCCATCCGGAACGGAGAAGTCGATCTTAAATACGACGTCCCGTTTGTCTTCGCCGAGGTCAACGCCGACTCCGTTTACTGGCTG GTGAGAAGTGATGGATCCAGGACGAAAATCTTTTCTGACACGGAGACAGTTGGACAGAACATCTCCACCAAGGCGGTTGGCTCGTACAAGAGGGTGGACCTCACCAACACCTACAAGCACAGAGAAG GATCTGTGGAGGAAAGAAAGGTCTTTGCATATGCTCTCGACAAAATCGTCAATGGATCAACGGTGAGGCGGGATGCTGGCGGTTCTGGTTCGGGGGTTTTGGCTTCAGGGTTGGAGATGAGCACCGCACCTCCACCTGATCCTTCTCAACCACAGCTGCTCATCCGATTTGAAGAG GTCTCAAAGCCAGAGAACGGGAAGGATGTGAACCTGAAGATGATTGTGAGCAGTGACACCAGCACCACCAGAACGTTTTCCGTCAGCATCAGCGTCCAGGCCATGAAGTACACGGGCCAGCCAGAGGGGAACATCCAGACCGAGGTCACAGAGCAGAAGCTGCTGCCGAAGAAAG aTCTGATTGTCCCTATTAAGGTCCCATTCTCAGTCTACCATAAGTACATGATACAAAGCCGGACCATGAGCATATCAGCGATAATCACGGACCTACAGAAGGAGAACAACGTGTACTTGGCAACAGAAAGAGTTGTGCTCACCAACCCCCCAGTCTCCATCACT GTGTCTGGGGGAAGCAAGGTGAACCAGGAGCTGACTGCTGAAGTGGTTTTCACGAATCCTATCGATGAAACCTTGAGCGATTGCTCTATGAGTCTGTCTGGAAGTGGACTCATGATCGGGCAAGAAATAACCAA ACTTCCAAATCTGCGGCCCAACTGCAGGTTCCGTGTTGCAGTCGTCCTCGTTCCCTACAAAACCGGAGAGCGGAGTCTGCTGGTCAACTTCAGCTGCAGTTCCTTCAAAGACATCAAGTCCAGCTGCATCGTCAACATTAAACCTTGA